ACTTCATGTTTATTTGGATATTTTGTTATTGGGATATCGGGGAATGGTAAGGTATGACATTAATCGGCAATTGCCGTTAACAACCCATTAAATATCTAAATAACAAAATATCCAAATAACAAAATATCTAGTTGTCACTGGCGCGCAACAATGTTTCCCGCTCTTCGGGGGATAAGGAGTCGAGCCCCATTTCATTGATCTTATCAAGAATCTCATTGAGCCGTTGTTCCGGCACCTGGCCAATCTTGCGAAATGGCTGGCTTTCCAGTCGGGCGATGATTTTAGCAGCACTTTTCGGATGGTTCGGGTCTATCTGCTGCGAAGCCGGATGGAAAGCGTGGGTCAGTTTAAACAACAGGTGGTTGAAACCTGCGCCCCAGTCGTGCCCTTTTTTCCAGCTGTACATGAACATCAGTCCTGCTAAAGCGCCGCCGGACAACTGCACCAGATAAGCGATGCCGCCCGGGCTGGATATGCTGGTGCCAACAGACAGGCCTACATATACGAGGGTAATGATCCAAAGGGGCAGGCCGCCGCCCAGTAACGGGAAGATGCGATAACGCGGGGAAATCAGCGTGGCGCCGGCTGCCATGGCCATAATGCCGGGGGAGGAGCCCATCACGGCAGCATCGGGCAGCAGGGTATGCAGGCCGGGAATGGCCTGAACGCCAAGAAGGTAAAATATATTGCCCGTCAGGCCTCCAAACAGGTACATGGGAAGTATCCGCTGATAACCGGCAATATGCTGCAGGAAGGTGCCAAAACACCACAGCCACACCATATTGGTGAATATCTGAAGCACTTCTACATGGGTGAAGAGGGACGAGAGCAATGTCCACGGGCGCGCCAGCAGTCGGGCCGGATCAGCAGGCATTCGCAGCCAGTTCAGAATATTTTTATAGAAAAGGGCGTCCCCTTCCTTTCCTATTTCCATGGTATAGATCACCTTGGCAAAAAGGAGGAATATAAAAATCGTTAAGTTGACAACCACTAATTGAGTGACCATATTCCGCCCCTCCCCAAGGGATAGACGAGGCATTTTCTCTTTTTCCAACGCATGCATGGTACAAGTATTTACAATACAAAATTACGGCTTAATAAAGTCTTGCGTCAATAAAAATCCGATCGGTGCCTTTTATTCCAGCCTCTGAGCAGCAGGTACGCAAAAAGTGCGCCGCCCAGGTGGGCGAAGTGTGCCACGTTATCGTCCGGCGCGTTTTGTATACCGGCCCAGACTTCTGTCAGGATCATAAAAGCCACAAAGTATTTGGCTTTTACCGGGAAGAAATACAGGAAGATGATAGCATTGGGGAACAGGTAACCAAAGGCGAACAGGATACCGTATACTGCGCCGGAAGCGCCTACCACGATGCTGTTGCTATAGTTGAGCATGTATTGTTTCACATAGATCCTGGCCATGTCGATGGCAAACTGGTTGCCCTGCGCAATGGCTTCCTTCATGTCCTGCATGCTCACATTGGCATTGTCCAGATGGAACTTGCGGTCCAGCGCCACGAAATTGTTGAAGGTAGGATCGTTCAGGAAAGCGTTGGCATATTTGGCCAGTGTCATGTTTTCATAGGTGAGCACGCCCATGTAACACAACGATGCGCCAATACCGCAGATGATGTAGAAGATAAGGAAACGTTTGGAGCCCCACCGGTTTTCCAGCGTGGAACCAAACATCCAGAGGGTGAACATGTTCATGAGCAGATGCCAGGGATCACTGGTAGAGTGCATGAACAGGTGGGTAATGAACTGATGAGGCCGGAATCCCGGTGACCCCCAGTAATGAAGGGCAAAAAGGTCGTTCATATCATACCCGTACCGCTTGAGCAGGGTAACCTGAACCAACCAAACCAACCCGTTAATGATCATCAGATTCTTGATCACAAGGGGTAAAAACTGAAATTTTCCGGGCCTGTACTCGTTCATTTATTGCTGATTATTTACTCTTTTCTTCAGTAACACCACATTTTCGATGTGGTGCGTATGCGGAAACATATCTACGGGTTGTACCTTTTCCACCGTGTACAGCGCATCCAGCAATGCCAGGTCTCTGGCTTGTGTAGCCGGGTTACAGCTTACATATACGATTTTTGGGGCAGCAATTTCCAGCAGTTTGTTGACCAGCTTTTCGTGCATGCCTGCCCGTGGAGGGTCCGTGATAATCACATCCGGTTGTCCGTGGTGCGCAAAAAACGCGTCATCACAGATATCCACCACATCGCCGGCAAAAAATTCGGCATTGTTGACCTGGTTCCGGGCGGCATTTTCGCGGGCATCATCGATCGCTTCTTTGATCAGCTCGATGCCTACCACTTTCCGGGCCTGCCGGGATACAAAAATACCAATACTGCCAGTTCCGCAATACAGATCATACACAATTTCCGAACCGGTCAATCCCGCAAAGTCGCGGGTAACTTTATATAACACTTCTCCCTGATAGGTGTTTGTCTGGAAGAAAGATTTCGGGCCGATTTTGAAAACAAAATCCTCCAGCTTTTCTTCCGCATAACCTTTCCCAAAATAAACTTTGGGGTCCAGGTCGAAAATGGAATCATTTTTCTTTGGGTTGATGGTATACAACAAGGTAGTGATAGCCGGAACTGTTTTCAACAGATGGTCCAGCAGGGCTACCCTGTTTTCCTTGTCTTCATGATGAATCACCAGGTTGACCATGATCTCTCCGGTGGTACACAAACGTACGACCAGATTGCGCAGCCAGCCTTCCTGCAGGCGGATATCATAAAAAGACAGTTCATGTTGTATCGCATACTCCCGGATGGTGTTCCGGATAAGGTTCACCGGCTCCTGCATCAGGTAGCAGGTGTTAATATCAAGCACCTTGTCGAACAGCTTGGGCACATGAAAGCCCAGCGCAGGGCGGGCCGGTTTCTCTTCGCCGTTGAGGGCGCGTATCTCCTCATTGGTGAGGTAGGCTTTGTTGCTGAAGGTAAACTCCAGCTTGTTGCGGTAGTGCTCCGTATGGGCCGAGCCAAGGATCGGGCTCATGGGAGGAAGCACCAGCTTGCCGATACGCTGCAGATGGTCTGCCACCTGTTGCTGTTTGTATTCCAGTTGCAGGCTGTAGGGCATCATCTGCCATTTACAGCCGCCACAGGTGCCAAAATGCTGGCAGAACGGTGTGATGCGCTTGTCGGAGTAACTATGTATATGAATGGCTTTGCCTTCCGCCCAGTCTTTTTTATTTTTGGACAGTCGTACGTCCACAATATCGCCGGGCATTACGCCGCCTTCAATAAAGATAACTTTACCGTCTTGCCTTGCCAGGGCTTTACCTTCTGCGGCATAGCCGGATACAGGTACTTTTTCTATTACTACGTTTTTTTTCCTCACGGCTGCAAAGGTAAAAGGAAATCATGAATCGTTGGCCGTAAAAGGATGTCACAGTTACCTTTTTTACTTGTATTTTTACATATTGTTACCAATTCCTATGCGTAAGATATTTTTCCTGCTTCTGACAGCACTCTCTATCCAGCTGCACCTGCACGCGCAGGGCTATCAGCTCTCTATCCGGCTGAAGAATTATACCAGCGGAAAATTGTTTCTGGCCAACTATATGGGACGGACCACCTACCTGACTGACTCGGCAGAGGTAAACCCGGCAGGAGAAGCCGTCCTGAAAGGGAAAACACCGTTGTATCCCGGTATCTACCTGATCGTGCTGCCCGGCAAACAACGATATGTGGAAACGCTCATCGATAAACAGCAGTTTTTCAGCGTCGCCATTGATACGGCCGACCTGGTCGGGAAAACCGTCTATAAAGGCTCTCCGGACAATGAGCTGTTTTTGGCCTACAACCGGTTTTTGTACCAGCAGGAATCACTCACCCGTAATATTGCCGAGCAGCTGAAAACAGCTAAAACGGCTGCAGACTCCGCTAAAGTGTATCCGCTGCAGCAGGAACTGGGGAAAAAATTGCAGGAATACCGGCATGAATTCATCACCCAACACCCGGATGCAATACTGTCGGCCATTTTCAAGGCCATGAAAGAGCCGGAAATTCCTCAAAAGCCGGAAAACGAAGACTCCACCTTTGCCTATCGCTACTTCAAAGGGCATTATTGGGACGAGGTAGAGCTGTCAACAGACCGGCTGGTGAGAACGCCGGTGCTGGAAGCCAAGCTGAAGAAGTATTTTTCCCAGCTGGTGGTGAATATGCCAGATTCTATAATTGCGGACTGTGACGCGCTCATTGCCCGCACACGTAAGAGCAAGGAGGCGTTCAAATATGTGCTGTGGTGGCTCACCTATAATTATGAAAGCTCTCCATATATGGGCATGGATGCGGTATTTGTGCATTTGGTGGAGAAATACTATGTACCAGGAGAAGCTTTCTGGCTGAATGATGAGCAGCTCAATAAAATTGTGAACCGTGCTTATACGCTGGCGCCTAATCTTATCGGTCAGCGGGCGGCGCCGCTGGAATTGAAAGATACCGCTTCGAAACCCGTCTCCCTTTATAAAACAAAAGCGAAGTATACCGTGCTGGTATTCTGGGACCCTACCTGCGGGCACTGTAAAACGGAAGTTCCCCGCTTGGACTCTGCCTTCAATGCCAGCTGGAAAAGTAAGGGAGTGGCCATGATCGGTATCAAAACCGAAGGTACCCGTGAGGAATGGTTGTCTTTTATCAGGGAGCATCGCCTTTCCGGATGGGTACATGCGCTTGACCCGGACAACTCCACCAATTACCGCCGGCTATACGACGTATATAGTACACCGGTAGTGTACCTGTTGGACGAAAACAAAAAAATTGTGGCCAAACGTCTCGCTGTAGAGCAACTGAATGATTTTCTGGAGCGTTCGGGGCCAAAAGGCACGGCTGCGAAGTTGTAGAAAACAGGGTGTAGAACGTAGAATATATGCCTCGTTTTATTGTGATAATCAATGACTTGTGATATTTTAACATTCTTTTGGCATACCTTTTGAATTTTGCTGCCCGGATCAAAATTTTAGGTTATGACCAAGAAGATGATTTTCCTGTCCTTTGCAGCGATGTCTTTATCATTGGCCGCAATGTCGCAAGCCCGTGTAGGCGTTAAAGGTGGATGGAACCTTTCTAATATCACTACCAGCAATGACGGTAGTACGAAAGACGCAAAGAGTTTGTCTGGCTTCAATGTCGGTGTCATAGCGGATTTACCGCTGGTGCCCCGTATTTTGTCTTTCCAGCCGGGTGTGTTTTACACCACCAAGGGGACAAAATCCGAAATAGGAGACAAGAACAACGTTACTATTACCAGTCCTTACGCTAAGTACACCCAGAATCCATCTTACATAGAAGTGCCTTTGAACTTTGTTGCCAAACTGCCGGTAGGTGAGCACGCCAGCCTGTTTGCCGGTATAGGCCCGTATTTTGCATTTGGGGTAGCGGGTAAGAACAAATATGAGGTAACGACCGTAGCAGGTACTACCAGTGGTTCTTCCAGCATTAAATGGGACGATGACACCCCATTTACAGATGACCCCAACCGTGGCCGTGATAAGTGGAAACGGTTTGACTGGGGCGGTAATATCCAGGTGGGCGCCGAAGTCAGCAATTTCCTGATCAGTGCCCAATACGGTATCGGTTTCGCTAAAGTGTACTCCGGACAGGATAACAGCACAGACAACAAAGACAAGAACCGTGTATTCAGTGTTTCTGTCGGTTATCTCTTTGGCGGCAGATAACGGTTTTTCCTGAACAATTTTTAACTCGTGTTGTAATTACAGCTAGTAAGCAAAAAGTACAGGCTGATTCATAATCAATTAGCAATCAAAAAAACACAAAAAGTGATGTTACCAGCCTGTTGGCATCACTTTTTTACCCTCATCCAAATACACAAAAAATGAAAAAGGTATTCTTAGCTGCGATCGCCTTATTAATCGCAGGTGTTACATTCGGTCAGACAAAGTGGGGCATTGTAGCAGGCCCTCAGTTTTCCAGTGTAACCACCAAAGCATCTGCTTTTGGTACTACCTCCAAGGAAACCAGCAAGCTCCTGACAGGACTGAGAGCTGGCGTAACCGTTGATATTCCTTTAGGGGATGATTTCTACGTAGGAACAGGTTTATTGTATTCCGGCAAAGGCGGTAAATTCAAAAACACTGATATGAAAGTGTCACTGGGTTATCTGCAGCTTCCGATCAACTTCATGTTCAAACCTGAAGTAGGTAGCGGTAACCTGGTACTGGCAATTGGCCCGTACATCGCATATGGCGTTGGCGGTAAATACAAGGATATTCCACTCGTTGGCGAAAGAAAAGCTTTTGATGACGAAGCCGGCCTGATGAAACTGAAACGTTTTGATGCTGGTGGTAACATCCAGATTGGTTACGAAATTCCTGCAGGTTTATACTTTGGCCTGAATGCGGACCTGGGCATGGTGAACGCATTGGACAACACCAACAACGACGCGAAGTTTAAAAATACTTCCTTTGGTGTGTCAGTAGGTTACAAATTCAGCGGCCGTTAATCGCTGAAACACCACATCACAATTAATTAATAGGCTGCCTGGTAGGTTCCAGGCAGCCTTTTTTATATAAATCAAAACCTTTTGATTAGCTTCGCCGTTGTAACCATCGAGTGAGTTGAAAGACCTAATCTATCATAACGATAACTTATTGAGCAAACATCATTAATCCCGTAGTACAGTTCTACAATGAAGTGTTTAAAATTCCTGTGCGTGTTGGCCTGTATGGCCTGTGCCACAATTGTTAATGCCCAGGTGAGCTTAGGCTTGCAGGGTGGTTATTTAAATGCCACTATGGATGCCTCTCCGGGCAACGCCGAGGTTACGCGGCCGGATTCCAAGGCCCTGCACAGCTGGCAGGCCGGTTTTTACCTTAATATTCCTGTATTTCCCAATGGTGCGCTGCAGCCAGGACTGAGCTATGCTGTAAAAGGCGCTAACCGGTCTTTTAACGGCCAGGAAGGTGTTAATGTGGCGCTGCCGGGCGCAACAAAAATCCGGCTGCAGTACCTGGAGCTTCCCGTGGACCTGGTGTATAAGATACCTGTTGGCA
The Chitinophaga varians genome window above contains:
- a CDS encoding rhomboid family intramembrane serine protease, coding for MNDLFALHYWGSPGFRPHQFITHLFMHSTSDPWHLLMNMFTLWMFGSTLENRWGSKRFLIFYIICGIGASLCYMGVLTYENMTLAKYANAFLNDPTFNNFVALDRKFHLDNANVSMQDMKEAIAQGNQFAIDMARIYVKQYMLNYSNSIVVGASGAVYGILFAFGYLFPNAIIFLYFFPVKAKYFVAFMILTEVWAGIQNAPDDNVAHFAHLGGALFAYLLLRGWNKRHRSDFY
- a CDS encoding rhomboid family intramembrane serine protease gives rise to the protein MHALEKEKMPRLSLGEGRNMVTQLVVVNLTIFIFLLFAKVIYTMEIGKEGDALFYKNILNWLRMPADPARLLARPWTLLSSLFTHVEVLQIFTNMVWLWCFGTFLQHIAGYQRILPMYLFGGLTGNIFYLLGVQAIPGLHTLLPDAAVMGSSPGIMAMAAGATLISPRYRIFPLLGGGLPLWIITLVYVGLSVGTSISSPGGIAYLVQLSGGALAGLMFMYSWKKGHDWGAGFNHLLFKLTHAFHPASQQIDPNHPKSAAKIIARLESQPFRKIGQVPEQRLNEILDKINEMGLDSLSPEERETLLRASDN
- a CDS encoding porin family protein — translated: MKCLKFLCVLACMACATIVNAQVSLGLQGGYLNATMDASPGNAEVTRPDSKALHSWQAGFYLNIPVFPNGALQPGLSYAVKGANRSFNGQEGVNVALPGATKIRLQYLELPVDLVYKIPVGIGKLALGGGGYAAYCIRGDYDLAIYKEGKLLQSSSQRVDFGKNPNVFSTDYNIHRWDAGLNATATIEFNCYLTLGVKYSYGLVDIDRSGGSLKNRYFGVNLGILFNREDW
- a CDS encoding porin family protein — protein: MTKKMIFLSFAAMSLSLAAMSQARVGVKGGWNLSNITTSNDGSTKDAKSLSGFNVGVIADLPLVPRILSFQPGVFYTTKGTKSEIGDKNNVTITSPYAKYTQNPSYIEVPLNFVAKLPVGEHASLFAGIGPYFAFGVAGKNKYEVTTVAGTTSGSSSIKWDDDTPFTDDPNRGRDKWKRFDWGGNIQVGAEVSNFLISAQYGIGFAKVYSGQDNSTDNKDKNRVFSVSVGYLFGGR
- a CDS encoding TlpA family protein disulfide reductase, whose protein sequence is MRKIFFLLLTALSIQLHLHAQGYQLSIRLKNYTSGKLFLANYMGRTTYLTDSAEVNPAGEAVLKGKTPLYPGIYLIVLPGKQRYVETLIDKQQFFSVAIDTADLVGKTVYKGSPDNELFLAYNRFLYQQESLTRNIAEQLKTAKTAADSAKVYPLQQELGKKLQEYRHEFITQHPDAILSAIFKAMKEPEIPQKPENEDSTFAYRYFKGHYWDEVELSTDRLVRTPVLEAKLKKYFSQLVVNMPDSIIADCDALIARTRKSKEAFKYVLWWLTYNYESSPYMGMDAVFVHLVEKYYVPGEAFWLNDEQLNKIVNRAYTLAPNLIGQRAAPLELKDTASKPVSLYKTKAKYTVLVFWDPTCGHCKTEVPRLDSAFNASWKSKGVAMIGIKTEGTREEWLSFIREHRLSGWVHALDPDNSTNYRRLYDVYSTPVVYLLDENKKIVAKRLAVEQLNDFLERSGPKGTAAKL
- the rlmD gene encoding 23S rRNA (uracil(1939)-C(5))-methyltransferase RlmD; amino-acid sequence: MRKKNVVIEKVPVSGYAAEGKALARQDGKVIFIEGGVMPGDIVDVRLSKNKKDWAEGKAIHIHSYSDKRITPFCQHFGTCGGCKWQMMPYSLQLEYKQQQVADHLQRIGKLVLPPMSPILGSAHTEHYRNKLEFTFSNKAYLTNEEIRALNGEEKPARPALGFHVPKLFDKVLDINTCYLMQEPVNLIRNTIREYAIQHELSFYDIRLQEGWLRNLVVRLCTTGEIMVNLVIHHEDKENRVALLDHLLKTVPAITTLLYTINPKKNDSIFDLDPKVYFGKGYAEEKLEDFVFKIGPKSFFQTNTYQGEVLYKVTRDFAGLTGSEIVYDLYCGTGSIGIFVSRQARKVVGIELIKEAIDDARENAARNQVNNAEFFAGDVVDICDDAFFAHHGQPDVIITDPPRAGMHEKLVNKLLEIAAPKIVYVSCNPATQARDLALLDALYTVEKVQPVDMFPHTHHIENVVLLKKRVNNQQ
- a CDS encoding porin family protein, translating into MKKVFLAAIALLIAGVTFGQTKWGIVAGPQFSSVTTKASAFGTTSKETSKLLTGLRAGVTVDIPLGDDFYVGTGLLYSGKGGKFKNTDMKVSLGYLQLPINFMFKPEVGSGNLVLAIGPYIAYGVGGKYKDIPLVGERKAFDDEAGLMKLKRFDAGGNIQIGYEIPAGLYFGLNADLGMVNALDNTNNDAKFKNTSFGVSVGYKFSGR